AGGAGAAGGACAAGACCTATGGGTGTGTTCAGCGACAGAACGAGTATGGAAAGAATACTGTATGCTGTATTTACCTATGAAAACAAAAAGGAGGGAACTAATACCCCTTTCTTACTGACACATAATAATTGACATTACCCTGCTTTGGCCTTCCCCCGATTACTACCTTCGGGGACAGGTTTAGGCTCAAGTTTTACAATAAGCCTTGCATTAAGCGCATCTGCAATCTTCTTTAGGGTCTCTACGCTTGCCTTGCCAATTCCGCCTCTTTCAAGCCTTGATAATGCAGGCTGTTTAACCCCCATCCTTTTGGCAAGCTCTGTTTGTGAAATGCCTGCTTTTCCTCTTATCTTTAACATGCTCTCCAAGAGTTCAAATTCAGGGTCAAGGTCATGCCATGCCTTTTTAAATGCAGGGGCTTTCATCTGCTCCTTTATATGTTCCTCTAATGTTCTACCTCTTACATAAGTGCCTTTCATGTGATTACCCTCCTTGTCTCTGTATAAAATCATTTAACCTTTTCTCTGCAACCTCCACCTCTCTTACAGGTGTCTTATCTGTTTTCTTTACAAAGCCATGCAAAAGAATAAACCGCTTGCCTGTATAGGTAAAATATAAAATCCTTATAGCCCCTTGATTATCCTTAATCCGTAGTTCTCTAATCTTGCCCTTTACCTGCCTTGTGTAAGGCTCTTTGAGTAATACTCCATAATCCTTTAAGAGTTTAATAATCCTGAAAACTTTAACCTTTGCTTC
The DNA window shown above is from Deltaproteobacteria bacterium and carries:
- a CDS encoding type II toxin-antitoxin system RelE/ParE family toxin, which encodes MDWTVEYYKDREGKEPTAEFIEALSNEAKVKVFRIIKLLKDYGVLLKEPYTRQVKGKIRELRIKDNQGAIRILYFTYTGKRFILLHGFVKKTDKTPVREVEVAEKRLNDFIQRQGG
- a CDS encoding helix-turn-helix transcriptional regulator, which translates into the protein MKGTYVRGRTLEEHIKEQMKAPAFKKAWHDLDPEFELLESMLKIRGKAGISQTELAKRMGVKQPALSRLERGGIGKASVETLKKIADALNARLIVKLEPKPVPEGSNRGKAKAG